In a single window of the Drosophila gunungcola strain Sukarami unplaced genomic scaffold, Dgunungcola_SK_2 000066F, whole genome shotgun sequence genome:
- the LOC128264349 gene encoding zinc metalloproteinase nas-14, with protein sequence MARSALIVPALIWLAALALGATLQETFTESGSPAKRRGQLRSQAVPPTPRWGANMQMLRRHNSPAFDFWTEESETNIWEHCGLFEGDIMLHRELLRNGLLNERLTWPEAAVPFYIDPQDFTANQTMVILKAFKEYHDRTCIRFRPYEQGDKHWLLIKGNYSGCWSSVGRRSGGQVLNLNTPKCVTHGVVVHELLHALGFYHQQSATERDEYVKINWENILDGHGHNFNKYARTHITNFGVEYDYQSVMHYSSRAFSKNGKATIEPLDPYASLGQRRGLSDKDVSKLNEMYEQDCSEDYLLNFDRFGSYLDELLDYFQGNIQDLLG encoded by the exons ATGGCGAGGAGTGCGCTCATCGTTCCCGCTCTCATTTGGCTGGCGGCCTTGGCCCTGGGCGCCACTTTGCAGGAGACATTTACGGAATCGGGGTCACCAGCCAAGAGGAGGGGCCAACTGCGCAGTCAAGCGGTGCCGCCCACTCCGAGGTGGGGCGCCAACATGCAGATGCTGCGCCGGCACAACA gTCCCGCCTTCGACTTCTGGACAGAGGAGAGCGAGACGAACATCTGGGAGCACTGCGGCCTCTTCGAGGGCGACATCATGCTGCACCGCGAGCTCCTGAGGAACGGGCTGCTCAACGAGCGACTCACCTGGCCCGAGGCCGCCGTGCCCTTCTACATAGATCCGCAGGACTTCA CCGCCAACCAGACCATGGTGATACTGAAGGCCTTCAAGGAGTACCACGACCGCACCTGCATCCGCTTCCGGCCGTACGAGCAGGGCGACAAGCACTGGCTGCTCATCAAGGGCAACTACTCGGGCTGCTGGTCGAGCGTGGGCAGGCGCTCCGGCGGACAGGTGCTCAACCTGAACACGCCCAAGTGCGTCACGCACGGCGTGGTGGTGCACGAGCTGCTCCACGCGCTGGGGTTCTACCACCAGCAGAGCGCCACGGAGCGCGATGAGTACGTCAAGATCAATTGGGAGAACATCCTCGACGGGCACGGGCACAACTTCAACAAGTACGCCCGCACGCACATCACCAACTTCGGCGTGGAGTACGACTACCAGAGCGTCATGCACTACAGCTCCCGGGCGTTCAGCAAGAATGGCAAGGCCACCATCGAGCCACTG GATCCGTACGCCTCGCTGGGCCAGAGACGCGGCCTCTCGGACAAGGATGTGTCCAAGTTGAACGAGATGTACGAACAGGACTGCAGCGAGGACTACCTGCTCAACTTCGACCGCTTCGGTAGCTACTTGGACGAGCTGCTCGACTACTTCCAGGGCAACATTCAGGATCTGCTCGGGTAG
- the LOC128264348 gene encoding serine/threonine-protein kinase fused, whose protein sequence is MNRYAVSSLVGQGSFGCVYKATRKDDSKVVAIKVISKRGRSTKELKNLRRECDIQARLKHPHVIEMIESFESKTDLYVVTEFALMDLHRYLSYNGAMGEEPARRVTGHLVSALYYLHSNRILHRDLKPQNVLLDKNMHAKLCDFGLARNMTMGTHVLTSIKGTPLYMAPELLAEQPYDHHADMWSLGCIAYESMAGQPPFCASSILHLVKMIKHEDVKWPSTLTSECRSFLQGLLEKDPGMRISWTQLLCHPFIEGRIFIAELQAEAAKESPFTNPAVAKAKPAATKHTSSSQEAGGDLDEALAALNFDEEALKENLSTSRDSINAIAPSDVEHLETDVEDNMQRVVVPFAELSFRDLSSVRGMPAAVHHQPLVNSNTCFVSGNSNMILNHMNDNFDFQASLRAAAAKPKAVTAVRQSRSKDLEKRKLSQNLENFSVRLGHSMDTEAKEKEKEKEKPSPEKAPATQLNPQQQQQQPQQLKHSMHSTNEEKLSSDNTPPCLLPGWDSCDESQSPPIENDEWLAFLNRSVQELLDGELDSLKQHNLVSIIVAPLRNSKAIPRVLKSVAQLLSLPFVLVDPVLLVDLELIRNVYVDVKLVPNLMYACKLLLSHKQLSDSAASAPLTAGSLSRTLRSIPELTVEELETACSLYELVSHLVHLQQQFLTQFCDAVAILAASDLFLNFLTHDFRHSDSDSASVRLAGCMLALMGCVLRELPENAELVERIVFSARLNFASLLQSRHHLLRQRSCQLLRLLARFSLRGVQRIWSGELRFALQQLSEHHSYPALRGEAAQTLDEISHFTFFVT, encoded by the exons ATGAACCGCTACGCGGTAAGCTCGCTGGTGGGCCAGGGATCCTTTGGGTGCGTCTACAAGGCGACGCGCAAGGACGACAGCAAGGTGGTGGCCATCAAAGTGATCTCGAAG CGCGGAAGATCCACCAAGGAGCTGAAGAACCTGCGCAGGGAGTGCGACATCCAGGCGCGGCTGAAGCACCCGCACGTCATCGAGATGATCGAGTCGTTCGAGTCGAAGACGGACCTCTACGTGGTCACCGAGTTCGCCCTGATGGACCTGCACCGCTACCTGTCCTACAATGGCGCCATGGGCGAGGAGCCGGCCCGACGGGTGACCGGGCATTTGGTGTCCGCCCTCTACTACCTGCATTCCAACCGCATCCTGCACCGCGACCTCAAGCCGCAGAACGTGCTGCTGGACAAGAACATGCACGCTAAGCTCTGCGACTTCGGGCTGGCCCGCAACATGACCATGGGCACCCACGTGCTCACCTCGATCAAGGGCACGCCGCTGTACATGGCGCCCGAGCTGCTGGCGGAGCAGCCGTACGACCACCACGCGGACATGTGGTCGCTGGGCTGCATCGCCTACGAGAGCATGGCCGGGCAGCCGCCGTTCTGCGCCAGCTCCATCCTGCACCTCGTCAAGATGATCAAGCACGAGGACGTCAAGTGGCCGAGCACGCTGACCAGCGAGTGCCGCTCCTTCCTGCAGGGCCTGCTCGAGAAGGACCCCGGCATGCGCATCTCGTGGACGCAGCTGCTGTGCCACCCCTTCATCGAGGGCCGCATCTTCATCGCCGAGCTGCAGGCGGAGGCGGCCAAGGAGTCGCCTTTCACAAACCCGGCGGTGGCCAAGGCGAAGCCGGCGGCGACCAAGCACACTTCCTCCAGCCAGGAGGCAGGAGGCGACCTGGACGAGGCCCTGGCCGCCCTAAACTTTGACGAGGAGGCACTTAAGGAGAACTTGAGCACCTCGCGCGACAGCATCAATGCCATTGCGCCCAGCGATGTGGAGCATCTGGAGACGGATGTGGAGGACAACATGCAACGCGTCGTGGTGCCGTTCGCGGAGCTCTCCTTCAGGGATCTGAGCAGTGTGCGAGGCATGCCGGCGGCGGTCCACCACCAGCCGCTGGTCAACTCGAACACCTGCTTCGTGAGCGGCAACTCGAACATGATCCTCAACCACATGAACGACAACTTTGACTTCCAGGCCTCTTTgcgggcggcggcggccaagCCGAAGGCCGTGACCGCCGTGCGTCAGTCGCGCAGCAAGGATCTGGAGAAGCGCAAGCTCAGCCAGAATCTGGAGAACTTTTCGGTGCGCCTGGGCCACAGCATGGACACGGAGGcgaaggagaaggagaaggaaaAGGAGAAGCCTAGCCCGGAGAAGGCGCCTGCTACCCAACTGaatccgcagcagcagcagcagcagccccaGCAATTGAAGCACTCCATGCACTCCACCAACGAGGAAAAGCTGAGCAGCGA CAACACACCGCCATGCCTGCTGCCCGGCTGGGACAGCTGCGATGAGTCCCAGAGCCCGCCCATCGAGAACGACGAGTGGCTGGCCTTCCTGAACCGGTCGGTGCAGGAGCTGCTCGACGGCGAACTGGACTCACTGAAGCAGCACAACCTGGTGAGCATCATTGTGGCGCCGTTGCGCAACTCCAAGGCCATTCCGCGGGTGCTCAAGAGCGTGGCCCAGCTGCTGTCGCTGCCCTTCGTGCTGGTGGATCCCGTGCTGCTCGTCGACCTCGAGCTCATACGCAACGTGTACGTGGACGTGAAGCTGGTGCCCAATCTCATGTACGCTTGCAAGCTGCTGCTGTCGCACAAGCAGCTCTCGGACTCGGCCGCCTCGGCCCCACTCACGGCTGGCTCGCTCAGCCGCACGCTGCGCAGCATTCCGGAGCTCACGGTCGAGGAGCTGGAGACGGCCTGCAGCCTGTACGAGCTGGTCAGCCACCTGGTGcacctgcagcagcagttcCTCACTCAGTTCTGCGATGCCGTGGCCATTCTGGCGGCCAGCGATCTCTTCCTGAACTTCCTAACGCATG ACTTCAGACACTCGGACTCGGACTCCGCCTCCGTGCGTCTGGCTGGCTGCATGCTGGCCCTCATGGGCTGCGTGCTGCGCGAGCTGCCCGAAAACGCCGAGCTGGTGGAGCGGATCGTCTTTAGTGCGCGGCTGAACTTCGCCTCGCTGCTGCAGAGCCGCCACCATCTGCTGCGGCAGCGCTCCTGCCAGCTGCTGCGCCTGCTGGCCCGCTTCAGCCTGCGCGGCGTGCAGCGCATCTGGAGCGGCGAGCTGCGGTTCGCGCTGCAGCAGCTGTCCGAGCATCATTCGTACCCGGCCCTCCGCGGCGAGGCCGCCCAGACCCTCGACGAGATCAGCCACTTCACCTTTTTCGTTACCTAG